A stretch of Apodemus sylvaticus chromosome 18, mApoSyl1.1, whole genome shotgun sequence DNA encodes these proteins:
- the LOC127668792 gene encoding neutrophil antibiotic peptide NP-2-like isoform X3: protein MRMLALLTTLLLLALQTQAEFPQGSAEEAPDQEQLVEEDQDISISFGEDKGTALLDSDVKSDLTCYCRLTRCGFRERLAGACSYRRRIYRLCCR, encoded by the exons ATGAGGATGCTCGCTCTGCTCACCACCCTTCTCCTACTGGCCCTCCAGACTCAGGCAGAATTTCCCCAAGGAAGTGCTGAGGAGGCTCCAGACCAGGAGCAGCTGGTGGAGGAGGATCAGGATATTTCCATATCCTTTGGAGAGGATAAAGGCACTGCTCTCCTAGATTCAG ATGTGAAGTCAGACTTGACCTGCTATTGCAGACTCACACGCTGTGGTTTTAGAGAACGACTCGCTGGGGCCTGCAGTTATCGTCGCCGCATCTACCGACTCTGCTGCCGCTGA